One Eubacteriales bacterium mix99 genomic window carries:
- a CDS encoding response regulator transcription factor: MQNIFVVEDDDSIREMMIYTLHAAGFEATGFAVGDDIFPALEQELPALVLLDIMLPGSDGICILKRIRQTGKYRDIPVIMLTAKGSEMDRIRGLDLGADDYITKPFSVMEALARVKAVLRRYQAGKSDPKERQVGSIRLSPDRRTVKVGGREISLTYKEFELLQYMMINEDIVLSRDRLLEQVWGFDYNGESRTVDMHIRSLRQKLGEAGNAIKTVRNVGYKIGG, from the coding sequence ATGCAGAATATTTTCGTGGTGGAGGATGACGACAGCATACGGGAAATGATGATTTATACACTTCATGCGGCAGGATTTGAAGCCACCGGCTTTGCAGTGGGGGACGACATTTTTCCTGCGCTGGAACAAGAACTGCCCGCTCTTGTTCTGTTGGACATTATGCTGCCCGGAAGCGACGGCATCTGCATTTTGAAAAGAATCCGGCAAACCGGAAAATACAGGGACATCCCAGTGATCATGCTGACCGCCAAAGGCAGTGAAATGGATCGTATCAGGGGCCTGGACCTGGGGGCGGATGATTATATCACCAAGCCTTTTTCTGTTATGGAAGCCCTTGCACGCGTGAAGGCGGTACTCCGCAGATATCAGGCAGGGAAAAGCGATCCAAAGGAGCGGCAGGTCGGTTCCATCCGGCTGAGTCCCGACCGGCGCACGGTAAAGGTGGGGGGCAGGGAAATTTCCCTTACCTATAAGGAATTTGAGCTGCTGCAGTATATGATGATAAATGAAGACATCGTACTGAGCCGTGACAGGTTGCTGGAGCAGGTCTGGGGCTTTGATTACAACGGGGAAAGTCGTACAGTGGATATGCACATCCGGTCGCTTCGCCAGAAGCTGGGGGAAGCCGGGAATGCCATAAAAACCGTAC
- the phoU gene encoding phosphate signaling complex protein PhoU yields the protein MRSGLDGQLAALNNSMIEMGAMIEHAISGATRALVEQDVALADEIRSNDGIIDEKEREIESQCMKLLISQQPVARDLRQISAALKMITDMERIGDQAADISEICGYLAGQTYIKKLEHISQMANATIKMVTGSIDAYVRKDLDLARSIIEYDDVVDDLFVQIKRDLIILVHEDAGNGEQAFDLMQIAKYYERIGDHATNIAEWVIYSLTGKHVGKEA from the coding sequence ATGAGAAGCGGGCTTGATGGGCAGTTAGCTGCCCTGAACAACAGTATGATAGAGATGGGCGCCATGATTGAGCATGCCATCTCCGGTGCGACCAGAGCCCTTGTGGAGCAGGATGTGGCCCTTGCCGACGAGATTCGCAGCAACGATGGGATCATTGATGAGAAGGAAAGGGAGATCGAAAGCCAGTGCATGAAGCTTCTGATCAGTCAGCAGCCTGTGGCACGGGATTTACGGCAGATTTCGGCTGCGCTGAAAATGATTACGGATATGGAACGGATCGGGGATCAGGCAGCGGATATCTCTGAAATCTGCGGTTATCTTGCGGGGCAAACCTACATCAAAAAGCTGGAACATATCTCGCAGATGGCCAATGCGACCATTAAAATGGTTACCGGCAGCATAGATGCCTATGTCCGGAAAGATCTGGATCTCGCCAGGTCAATTATTGAGTATGATGATGTGGTGGATGATCTTTTTGTGCAGATCAAGCGGGACCTGATCATCTTGGTGCATGAGGATGCGGGGAACGGGGAGCAGGCATTTGATCTGATGCAGATTGCGAAATACTACGAGCGTATTGGCGATCATGCCACCAATATTGCCGAGTGGGTTATTTATTCCCTTACGGGCAAACATGTAGGAAAAGAAGCATGA
- the pstB gene encoding phosphate ABC transporter ATP-binding protein PstB: protein MNCFTIENLNLYYGTFQALRNVDLSVEEKNITALIGPSGCGKSTFLKTLNRMNDLVEDCRITGSIRLFGDNIYNGMDVNLLRKRVGMVFQKPNPFPMSVYDNIAFGPRTHGIRSRYQLDEIVEKSLRGAAIWEEVKDRLKKSALGLSGGQQQRLCIARALAVSPEVLLMDEPTSALDPISTGKIEELMLTLKEHYSIMIVTHNMQQAARISDKTAFFLLGEVIEYNDTEKMFSLPQDKRTEAYITGRFG, encoded by the coding sequence ATGAACTGTTTTACGATTGAGAACCTGAATCTGTACTATGGAACATTTCAGGCGCTCCGCAACGTTGATCTGTCGGTGGAAGAGAAGAATATCACCGCCCTGATCGGGCCTTCCGGCTGCGGAAAATCCACTTTTTTAAAAACGCTGAACCGAATGAACGATTTGGTGGAAGACTGCAGGATCACCGGAAGCATCCGACTTTTCGGCGACAATATTTACAATGGAATGGATGTCAATCTGCTGCGCAAGCGGGTAGGCATGGTGTTTCAAAAGCCTAATCCGTTTCCCATGAGCGTGTACGACAACATTGCCTTTGGTCCCCGTACGCATGGCATCCGATCCAGGTATCAGCTGGATGAAATTGTGGAAAAATCCCTGCGGGGTGCAGCCATATGGGAGGAGGTAAAGGACCGGCTGAAAAAGTCCGCTCTGGGACTGTCCGGCGGACAGCAGCAGCGGCTCTGTATTGCCAGGGCGCTGGCTGTTTCCCCGGAAGTGCTGTTGATGGACGAGCCGACCAGTGCGCTGGATCCCATTTCCACCGGAAAAATAGAGGAACTGATGCTGACGCTGAAAGAACATTATAGTATAATGATTGTAACGCATAATATGCAGCAGGCAGCCAGAATCAGCGACAAAACAGCATTTTTCCTTCTCGGGGAAGTAATCGAATACAATGATACAGAGAAAATGTTCTCCCTGCCGCAGGATAAGCGGACGGAAGCCTACATTACCGGGAGGTTCGGATGA
- the pstA gene encoding phosphate ABC transporter permease PstA — MKKQMVQECFMKAITWAAALITVGILLFLVGFILVRGIPYLKPSLFSFHYNSENVSLMPALLSTILMTLLSLVIAVPLGVFASIYLSEYARKGSRAVSVIRVTAETLSGIPSILYGLFGMLFFVTQLGWGFSLLAGAFTLSIMILPLIMRTSEEALQAVPDLYREGSYGLGAGKLWTVFRIVLPAAIPGIFAGIILAIGRIVGETAALIYTAGTVAQIPSSPMMSARTLSVHMYALSSEGLHTNEGYATAVVLLAVVVLINTLSSRIVKRIGGTI, encoded by the coding sequence ATGAAAAAGCAGATGGTTCAGGAATGCTTTATGAAGGCCATTACATGGGCAGCCGCTCTGATCACTGTGGGCATACTGTTATTTCTGGTGGGTTTCATTCTTGTCAGGGGGATTCCGTATCTGAAGCCGTCACTTTTTTCCTTTCATTATAACAGTGAAAATGTATCCCTGATGCCGGCGCTCCTTTCAACGATACTCATGACGCTTCTTTCCCTGGTGATAGCGGTGCCTCTGGGTGTATTTGCCTCCATCTATCTTTCGGAGTATGCCAGGAAAGGCAGCAGGGCCGTATCGGTCATCCGTGTCACGGCAGAAACCCTCTCCGGGATTCCTTCCATTTTATATGGCCTGTTCGGGATGCTGTTTTTTGTCACACAGCTTGGCTGGGGATTTTCGCTGCTTGCCGGGGCGTTTACCCTTTCCATTATGATCCTGCCGCTGATCATGCGGACCAGCGAGGAAGCACTTCAGGCGGTACCTGATCTGTACCGGGAAGGATCCTATGGGCTGGGAGCCGGCAAGCTGTGGACGGTCTTCCGGATTGTGCTGCCCGCCGCCATACCGGGTATTTTTGCGGGGATCATCCTTGCAATCGGGCGTATTGTGGGGGAGACGGCAGCCCTTATCTATACGGCCGGAACAGTGGCGCAGATTCCTTCCAGTCCGATGATGTCCGCACGTACCCTGTCAGTCCATATGTACGCACTGTCCAGTGAAGGGCTTCACACGAATGAGGGTTATGCAACGGCTGTGGTACTTCTGGCGGTGGTCGTCCTCATCAATACGCTTTCTTCCAGAATTGTCAAAAGGATTGGAGGGACTATATGA
- the pstC gene encoding phosphate ABC transporter permease subunit PstC: MNKWKEKGMSAVFFAAALASILAVGLICFFLLANGIPAIRKIGLLNFLGGTEWSPTDTPPEFGILPMILGSLYVTAGAILTGVPIGLLTAVFLACVCPKKLYQVMKPGVELLAGIPSVVYGFFGMAAIVPLTGNSILSACILLGIMILPTIVEVAESALRAVPALYYEGALALGAGHYRSVFRVVLPAAKSGVLASVVLGIGRAIGETMAVIMVAGNQARMPVSLMKGVRTLTANIVVEMGYASGLHREALIATGVVLFVFILIINLTFSVLKGREGK; this comes from the coding sequence ATGAATAAGTGGAAAGAGAAGGGAATGAGCGCCGTGTTCTTTGCAGCGGCACTTGCATCCATATTGGCGGTGGGGCTGATTTGTTTCTTTTTGCTGGCAAATGGGATTCCCGCTATAAGGAAAATCGGGCTGCTGAATTTCCTTGGAGGAACCGAATGGTCACCTACGGATACCCCTCCGGAGTTCGGCATCCTTCCGATGATTCTTGGAAGTCTGTATGTAACGGCGGGAGCCATTCTGACCGGCGTTCCCATTGGCCTGCTGACTGCCGTTTTCCTTGCCTGTGTCTGCCCGAAAAAGCTGTATCAGGTCATGAAGCCAGGGGTGGAGCTGCTTGCCGGAATCCCTTCCGTGGTATATGGATTCTTTGGCATGGCGGCGATCGTGCCGCTGACCGGAAACAGCATTCTTTCAGCCTGTATTTTGCTGGGGATTATGATCCTGCCGACGATTGTCGAAGTTGCGGAAAGCGCACTGCGTGCTGTGCCGGCATTGTATTACGAGGGGGCATTGGCTCTTGGAGCGGGACATTACCGCAGTGTATTCCGTGTGGTGCTCCCTGCGGCAAAGTCCGGTGTCCTGGCCTCGGTTGTACTGGGAATAGGCCGCGCCATCGGAGAAACCATGGCGGTTATCATGGTGGCGGGAAACCAGGCGCGTATGCCGGTGTCCCTGATGAAAGGCGTGAGGACCCTCACGGCAAATATCGTTGTTGAAATGGGGTACGCTTCCGGGCTGCACCGTGAGGCTCTGATCGCCACGGGCGTTGTCCTGTTTGTATTCATTCTGATCATCAATCTGACCTTTTCCGTTTTGAAAGGGAGGGAAGGAAAATGA
- a CDS encoding extracellular solute-binding protein has translation MKKFFVMVLLCAVPAFSLFGCADNTTTEGSAFDNGREISVVSREDGSGTRSAFIELFGMEEKNSDGSRKDKMTREAVIAKQTDVMMTNIAGEKYAIGYLSLGSLNDTVQAVQIDDVDASAANIKNGTYAVARPFYIATKGEPTGPAKDFISFILSAEGQKVISDSYIAMDDHAPAYAGNPLSGKITVAGSSSVTPVMEKLKEAYEKINPDTTIEIQQSDSTAGMTAVMEGTCDIGMASRELKDNELTELMPEKIALDGIVVIVNKANPISTLTTDQVKHIFTGEAAKWSDVGEERDLNE, from the coding sequence TCCTGCGTTTTCGCTGTTTGGGTGCGCAGACAATACGACTACGGAAGGCTCGGCATTTGATAACGGCAGGGAGATCAGCGTGGTATCCAGAGAGGATGGTTCCGGTACGCGCAGTGCCTTTATTGAACTATTTGGCATGGAGGAAAAGAACAGCGATGGATCCAGGAAGGATAAAATGACCCGGGAAGCCGTCATCGCGAAACAGACGGATGTCATGATGACAAACATCGCCGGGGAAAAGTACGCCATCGGCTATCTGTCATTGGGATCACTGAACGATACGGTCCAGGCAGTACAGATTGACGACGTGGATGCATCCGCCGCGAATATCAAGAACGGAACGTATGCCGTCGCCCGTCCTTTTTATATCGCAACAAAAGGGGAGCCCACCGGACCTGCAAAGGATTTTATCAGCTTTATTCTGTCTGCGGAAGGGCAGAAGGTCATTTCGGACAGCTATATTGCCATGGACGACCACGCTCCGGCATACGCAGGCAATCCGTTATCCGGGAAAATAACAGTAGCCGGATCGTCCTCTGTGACGCCGGTTATGGAAAAGCTGAAGGAAGCGTATGAGAAGATCAATCCGGATACAACAATCGAAATTCAGCAGAGTGATTCCACTGCCGGCATGACAGCTGTGATGGAAGGAACATGCGATATTGGCATGGCCAGCAGGGAACTGAAGGACAATGAGCTCACTGAGCTTATGCCGGAGAAAATCGCCCTGGATGGTATTGTGGTAATCGTGAACAAGGCAAATCCCATATCCACCCTTACCACGGATCAGGTAAAACATATCTTTACGGGTGAAGCCGCCAAATGGAGCGATGTCGGTGAAGAAAGGGATCTCAATGAATAA